A stretch of Pomacea canaliculata isolate SZHN2017 linkage group LG6, ASM307304v1, whole genome shotgun sequence DNA encodes these proteins:
- the LOC112566301 gene encoding low density lipoprotein receptor adapter protein 1-like isoform X2 produces MDALFRKVKKSPTVLQKGESGTIRHQKLPEGWGENKQPVAGDDGVVFYLKYLGSTLVEEIEDDESYGDGISAKAVQRIVAMAKSIGKKLKKIALRVSSRGFHMVDIITKEILFDLSIYRISFCTADKNHDKVFAYIARNTTNETMECHAFLCAKRKIAQAVTLTVWQAFTVAQERWCDQQNKKVTQPSVPHIQHSVETPSTPVTTSLSPFSDSFTDYDYSKTSLITGVSCCQQTSVDTSDDENLEDSFSKLAETRGRVRLPSFSTDLRQEDVDEGVQQYMDGKRCFEEFSRQKSMEDLLNL; encoded by the exons ATGGATGCCTTATTTCGGAAGGTGAAGAAGTCTCCCACCGTCCTACAGAAAGGAGAGTCAGGAACCATTCGTCACCAAA AGCTCCCCGAAGGCTggggagaaaacaaacaacctGTAGCAGGAGATGATGGTGTGGTTTTCTACCTGAAGTACCTGGGTTCCACCTTAGTAGAAGAGATTGAAGATGATGAAAGCTATGGTGATGGGATTAGTGCAAAAGCTGTTCAAAGAATTGTTGCTATG gcaaagTCTATTGgtaaaaagttaaagaaaattgCACTGAGGGTATCTTCACGGGGATTCCACATGGTGGATATCATaacaaaagaaattctttttgatCTTTCAATCTACAG GATCTCATTTTGCACTGCTGATAAAAACCATGACAAAGTATTTGCTTATATTGCTCGAAATACTACAAATGAAACAATGGAATGTCATGCATTCCTATGTGCAAAACGAAAAATA GCCCAGGCTGTGACTCTGACAGTGTGGCAAGCCTTTACAGTGGCCCAAGAACGCTGGTGTGACCAGCAGAACAAGAAG GTAACCCAACCATCCGTGCCACATATACAGCACTCAGTGGAAACTCCTTCAACACCTGTTACTACCTCACTATCACCTTTTTCAGACTCATTCACAG ATTATGACTATTCCAAGACTTCACTTATAACTGGAGTGTCATGCTGCCAGCAGACTTCAGTGGATACAAGTGATGATGAAAACCTGGAAGACTCCTTTTCAAA GTTGGCTGAAACAAGAGGTCGTGTTCGCTTGCCATCATTCAGCACAGACTTACGTCAAGAGGATGTTGATGAAGGAGTCCAGCAGTACATGGATGGCAAACGGTGTTTTGAGGAATTTTCTCGTCAAAAATCCATGGAGgatcttttaaatttataa
- the LOC112566301 gene encoding low density lipoprotein receptor adapter protein 1-like isoform X1, with the protein MDALFRKVKKSPTVLQKGESGTIRHQKLPEGWGENKQPVAGDDGVVFYLKYLGSTLVEEIEDDESYGDGISAKAVQRIVAMAKSIGKKLKKIALRVSSRGFHMVDIITKEILFDLSIYRISFCTADKNHDKVFAYIARNTTNETMECHAFLCAKRKIAQAVTLTVWQAFTVAQERWCDQQNKKVRKEQKKQQVTQPSVPHIQHSVETPSTPVTTSLSPFSDSFTDYDYSKTSLITGVSCCQQTSVDTSDDENLEDSFSKLAETRGRVRLPSFSTDLRQEDVDEGVQQYMDGKRCFEEFSRQKSMEDLLNL; encoded by the exons ATGGATGCCTTATTTCGGAAGGTGAAGAAGTCTCCCACCGTCCTACAGAAAGGAGAGTCAGGAACCATTCGTCACCAAA AGCTCCCCGAAGGCTggggagaaaacaaacaacctGTAGCAGGAGATGATGGTGTGGTTTTCTACCTGAAGTACCTGGGTTCCACCTTAGTAGAAGAGATTGAAGATGATGAAAGCTATGGTGATGGGATTAGTGCAAAAGCTGTTCAAAGAATTGTTGCTATG gcaaagTCTATTGgtaaaaagttaaagaaaattgCACTGAGGGTATCTTCACGGGGATTCCACATGGTGGATATCATaacaaaagaaattctttttgatCTTTCAATCTACAG GATCTCATTTTGCACTGCTGATAAAAACCATGACAAAGTATTTGCTTATATTGCTCGAAATACTACAAATGAAACAATGGAATGTCATGCATTCCTATGTGCAAAACGAAAAATA GCCCAGGCTGTGACTCTGACAGTGTGGCAAGCCTTTACAGTGGCCCAAGAACGCTGGTGTGACCAGCAGAACAAGAAGGTCcgaaaagagcaaaagaaacaacag GTAACCCAACCATCCGTGCCACATATACAGCACTCAGTGGAAACTCCTTCAACACCTGTTACTACCTCACTATCACCTTTTTCAGACTCATTCACAG ATTATGACTATTCCAAGACTTCACTTATAACTGGAGTGTCATGCTGCCAGCAGACTTCAGTGGATACAAGTGATGATGAAAACCTGGAAGACTCCTTTTCAAA GTTGGCTGAAACAAGAGGTCGTGTTCGCTTGCCATCATTCAGCACAGACTTACGTCAAGAGGATGTTGATGAAGGAGTCCAGCAGTACATGGATGGCAAACGGTGTTTTGAGGAATTTTCTCGTCAAAAATCCATGGAGgatcttttaaatttataa